A region from the Lolium perenne isolate Kyuss_39 chromosome 4, Kyuss_2.0, whole genome shotgun sequence genome encodes:
- the LOC127348150 gene encoding protein NRT1/ PTR FAMILY 2.11-like: MDAPRQQEEEEEQDRKASMDDDSDAVEPVHNYRGWKAMPYVIGNETFEKLGTIGTMSNMLVYLTTVYNMQSVHAATLLNVFSGTSNLATVAGAFVSDTYLGRYTTLAAATISSFVGMVILTLTAALHYLHPQTCNAEAGEQCQGPSGGQLAVLLASFFFLVVGAGGIRPCNLAFGADQFDPRTAAGRRGIASFFNWYYFTFTVAMMLSATVIIYLQSDVNWALGLAVPAALMGLSCAVFFMGTRIYVRVRPEGSPFTSFAQVLVAAFRKRRLLLSDTTSSLFDPPHRSKLISKLSYTDQFTFLDRAAARTPKDALCADGKSPANPWRLCTVQQVEEVKCLARIIPVWSSGIVYFVVLTQLGTYTVFQAAQTDLRISHASNFQIPQGSFVVFNMLALTLWIPVYDRLLVPALQRITGREGGISLLQRIGVGLALSVATMVVSAVVEDRRRRISPSSPMMSCFWLVPQQALAGLSEAFAGIGQIEFYYRQFPENMRSVAGALYFLGFAVASYASGFMVTVVHRSTSWLAQDLNEGRVDLFYLVTAAIAAVNLVYFVACARWYRFKKSDNDDASAGDIGLDDNIGSKKVSTNAAPAPAPVELV, from the exons ATGGACGCGCCTCGGcagcaagaggaggaagaggagcaggaTCGCAAGGCCAGCATGGACGACGACTCGGACGCCGTCGAGCCCGTCCACAACTACCGCGGATGGAAGGCCATGCCATACGTCATAG GGAACGAGACGTTTGAGAAGCTCGGGACGATCGGGACGATGTCCAACATGCTGGTGTACCtgacgacggtgtacaacatgcagaGCGTGCACGCCGCCACCCTCCTAAACGTCTTCTCTGGCACCAGCAACCTGGCCACCGTCGCCGGCGCCTTCGTCAGCGACACCTACCTTGGCCGCTACACCACCCTCGCCGCCGCCACGATCTCCTCATTTGTCGGCATGGTCATCCTCACCCTCACTGCTGCCCTACACTACCTCCACCCCCAAACCTGCAACGCCGAAGCAGGGGAGCAATGCCAGGGCCCCTCGGGTGGCCAGCTAGCGGTACTCCTggcttccttcttcttcctcgtcgtcgggGCTGGGGGAATCCGCCCGTGCAACCTGGCCTTCGGCGCCGACCAGTTCGACCCGCGCACCGCCGCCGGTCGCCGCGGCATCGCCAGCTTCTTCAACTGGTACTACTTCACCTTCACCGTCGCCATGATGCTCTCCGCCACCGTCATCATCTACCTCCAGAGCGACGTCAACTGGGCTCTAGGCCTCGCCGTGCCCGCGGCGCTCATGGGCCTCTCCTGCGCCGTTTTCTTCATGGGCACACGCATCTACGTCCGTGTCCGTCCCGAGGGAAGCCCGTTCACCAGCTTCGCCCAGGTCCTCGTCGCGGCCTTCCGCAAGCGCCGCCTCCTGTTATCCGACACGACCTCGTCGCTGTTCGACCCGCCACACCGGAGCAAGCTCATCTCCAAGCTTTCCTACACCGACCAGTTCACGTTCCTCGACAGGGCGGCCGCGCGGACCCCCAAGGACGCGCTCTGTGCCGACGGGAAGTCGCCCGCGAACCCGTGGCGGTTGTGCACGGTGCAGCAGGTGGAGGAGGTGAAGTGCCTGGCGCGCATCATCCCGGTGTGGTCGTCCGGTATCGTCTACTTCGTGGTGCTCACCCAGCTCGGCACCTACACCGTGTTCCAAGCGGCACAGACCGACCTCCGCATCAGCCACGCCAGCAACTTCCAGATCCCGCAGGGCTCTTTCGTCGTCTTCAACATGCTCGCCCTCACGCTCTGGATCCCCGTGTATGACAGGCTTCTGGTGCCGGCGCTCCAGCGGATCACCGGGCGGGAGGGCGGAATCAGCCTGCTCCAGCGGATCGGCGTCGGGCTGGCGCTCTCCGTTGCCACGATGGTGGTGTCGGCAGTGGTGGAGGACCGGCGCCGGAGGATCAGCCCGTCTTCGCCGATGATGTCGTGCTTCTGGCTGGTGCCGCAGCAGGCGCTGGCGGGGCTGTCGGAGGCGTTCGCCGGCATCGGCCAGATCGAGTTCTACTACCGCCAGTTCCCGGAGAACATGCGGAGCGTCGCCGGGGCGCTCTACTTCCTGGGCTTCGCGGTGGCGAGCTATGCGAGCGGGTTCATGGTGACGGTTGTACACCGTTCGACGAGCTGGCTGGCGCAAGACCTGAACGAGGGCAGAGTGGACTTGTTCTACCTTGTCACTGCCGCCATCGCCGCAGTAAATCTCGTCTACTTCGTCGCCTGCGCGCGGTGGTACAGGTTCAAGAAATCGGACAACGACGACGCCAGCGCCGGAGACATAGGCCTCGATGACAACATCGGCAGCAAGAAGGTTTCTACAAATGCAGCGCCAGCGCCGGCGCCGGTTGAGTTAGTTTAA